ttatcaTGCATATAATTCCAGACCTGAATGACAATTTGAGTTTTACCTCTTTCAAGAATGTATGTAGTCGTCAAATTAGACCACAAATCTCGGATTCATATGTTTCGATAATGAATTAGGGTTTCACAGTGGCCCAATACTAGGTAATGAAATATGGCATCAATCAACCAATGGTTAGGAGGTAAGAGCATGAATGAAACTTAAAAAGTATAAAACTCCTCGAGTTCACTTCAAAAATTAAGTAGATGGAACTATATCcaacacaaaatttaaaaaaaaatgattaaaattcaCTACAGTATCTTCCAAAAGGACAACTTCCTAGCTTTTACCTATCCAGAGCTGGTAGCTCAGCGttttccaccaccacctcctagTTTGGGGCCCTTTGGTGCGGCAGCCCTGCCTGCATTACCCTTGCTCTGAGACTTCTGAGTTTTGGCCATCACTTCTGCTTTCTTTGCTTTCTTCTCGTCCTTGGTTTTCTTGACCCTCTCCTTAATTTCACTGCACATTATAAGGCTCTTCAGAagatagaattaaaagaaaCCTATTACCACTCAAACAGGGGGCTAAGCGGTCGGTTCTTGTTGCAGTAACAGAGCTTCTAGATCCAGATTCCTTATACATGGATCTGAGTCCTGGTGGATCTGGTCCCAGAAAATGTCAGTTACCATCCAGCAGATGCAACTTATATATGATTATGTCCCTGTGAGAGTGTGCTAATGGGCATGGTATAGAGTGCATGAACTGGTGAAGGGTGGGTGCAAGGCAAACTAATAAGCAGAAAGAAATCATACCGAAGAGCAGCCTCCCTAGCAGCATCTCGAACTTCTGGTTTTTCAGTTCTCCTCTTCTGTATCGCCTCCAAGGTAGTACCAACTATGGATCTGGAGAACGGCTTCTTGGTGGCACGGCGCCTCTTCTTCACAGCCTCCGCAGCTATGTCCTTCGTGAGTTGCATATagatgaaagaagaaaatttgtaaTGTCCAACCACATGATACAGCTGCATATAGCAAACTTTTCAATGAATGAAGTATCTTTAAAAGACATTCCACCTTCTTATGTTGCTTTCTATACATAGCCGTCCAGGTAAGCTTTGAAGGCTTAAGTCGGTTGTGAAAGTATCTCTTGCATTTTGAATTGGCAAATAGAAATACCTAACAATTGATTGATCAATTATgagattatataaatattaatggaCATTCAGAATATAAAAAGCACAATAACAACCCCAACACTGCTCTCCAAATAAATCaaggaaattaaatattttttgataggcaatcaaggaaattaaatattcatatgAGACTTGAAAATATGTAATTAAATCCACATTTTTACCTGTGAATCAGATCTAACAAATCTGATACCCTTACCAGGGTATATCTTTGCACCACTAAAGCGACAGAGTTCAGTCCTGAAAGACCAATATTAAGTAATGAGATTGCAGACACacattataattttcatagaAGTCAATCAGCATTTTCATAGAAGTCAATCGGCGCCAAATAAAAAACGGTATCAACAAGGGACATAAAGATCAAGGATAATAGAATATGTGGCAGAACTATGCATATTAGAATGCATGAGTTAATTACTTATTCTATccaaaaagaaaccaaagtaCACCATTTTCATTCAGACTACTGGTAATTAAGAAAatacagatttttttttaaagtaaaacttcttattattattttctctgcTAAGACTCAAACCCAGAACTCCCACATCCCCATCCCCACCTCCTTGAACCAGGCCTCAAGGGCTACCAATCACATGTTtgttatttcaaatatattataattacatTTATAGGCCCATAGAAAAGTCCCATGCACATCCTATAAACTaacttctatttttcatttgtcATTCTGTTCCTTAACCATAATGTCAAAGATGTGATACAGTACATCATTCTGCAGCAAGAACTGCCCAGGATCtcagaattaattaaaaaattatgaatacatCTGAGAGATTCCACAAGAATTCCTAGAATCAATTCCAACTCAACTCAACAAGGCCCTATACCCATATGCTTGGGATCAGCTCTATCAAAATACGAATACCTTTTTGCCTTATAGGACACATGCTCACAGAGATCTAACAAATGGTTTTTCAACACTCCACCTCCCAACCCAAGCACATGCATCTCCTTCAGCTAGATTTTAGCTGTCCAAGTCAAAGGTTCTTTTTGTTCGTTTCCTTTGTTCATGTGTGCAAATGTGGTGGAAGGTGGGTAGAAGAGGTGCCTGCATACTAGTTACAGCCAGGAGGAAGCATTGAAACATATACATCTATTCTAGAAGAGTTCATAACGATTTGCTCAAGTCATGAATAATTAGCAACATATTTCATCTAGTAATAATATTCCACAGatgatttagaaaatattgaacCAATATGGCTtcttaaaattaagaaaaagaaactgaTCATAAAGTGGaacttatataatatattttactaTAGTTTGCACAAATGGTATGCAATAGTCTTTTACATCtttaaattagtaaaaaaaa
This DNA window, taken from Vitis riparia cultivar Riparia Gloire de Montpellier isolate 1030 chromosome 13, EGFV_Vit.rip_1.0, whole genome shotgun sequence, encodes the following:
- the LOC117927550 gene encoding 60S ribosomal protein L24-like; translated protein: MVLKTELCRFSGAKIYPGKGIRFVRSDSQVFLFANSKCKRYFHNRLKPSKLTWTAMYRKQHKKDIAAEAVKKRRRATKKPFSRSIVGTTLEAIQKRRTEKPEVRDAAREAALREIKERVKKTKDEKKAKKAEVMAKTQKSQSKGNAGRAAAPKGPKLGGGGGKR